The Polyangium aurulentum genomic interval CCTGGCGAGAGCGTGGAGGAGAGCGCGGCGCGCGAGCTCCAGGAGGAGACGGGCATCGAGGGTTTGCCGCTCGACCAGCTCAAGACCTTCTCGCGTCCGGGTCGCGATCCGCGCGGCTGGGTGGTGAGCGTGGCGCACGTGTCGGTGCTGCCCTCCGATCGGCGCGCGGAGGCCGTGGGTGGCGACGACGCGAGCGAGGCGCGGTGGTGGACGATCGTGCGTGAGCGCGACGGATCGCTCGGGCTCGAGCACGGCGGTGAGCGGGGCGCGGCGCTCGCGTTCGATCACGACGAGATCTTGAAGGCGGCGGTGGAGCACCTCGGCGAGCGCGTGGAGCAGCTCGCGCTCGGGATGTTGCCGGCGACGTTCACGCTGGAGGACGCGCGGCGCGCGTTCGAGGCGGCGCTCGGCTGTCCCGTCGACATCGCGAGCTTCGAGGAGGCGGTGTTCGACGAGGAGCTCGTCGAGGAGGCGGGGGGCGGGCTTTTGCGGGTCGCGGGGGGAGGGCGTTAGATGGGCTTCGTGCTCTTCGGGCTGACGGGCGGGATCGCGTGCGGCAAGAGCACGGTGGCGGCGCGGTTCCGCGAGCACGGCGTGGAGGTGATCGACGCCGACCAGGTGGCGCGGCTGGCGGTGGCGCCTGGGACGAGCGGGCTCGCGGAGGTGGTGAAGGCGTTCGGCGAGGAGGTCTTGCGGCCTGACCGGACGCTGGACCGGCAGAAGCTCGCGGCGATCGTGTTCGATGACGACGAGAAGCGGCTGCGCCTGAACAAGATCCTGCACCCGCGGATCGCGGGGCGGACGATGCTGCTCGCGCAGGAGCTGGCCGAGCGCGGGGAGAAGCTCGCGT includes:
- a CDS encoding NUDIX domain-containing protein — its product is MSEGDKRTSSSDYPRPSLTADVVLFSLDDAHRLAVLLIQRGKDPFAGHWAIPGGFCEPGESVEESAARELQEETGIEGLPLDQLKTFSRPGRDPRGWVVSVAHVSVLPSDRRAEAVGGDDASEARWWTIVRERDGSLGLEHGGERGAALAFDHDEILKAAVEHLGERVEQLALGMLPATFTLEDARRAFEAALGCPVDIASFEEAVFDEELVEEAGGGLLRVAGGGR
- the coaE gene encoding dephospho-CoA kinase (Dephospho-CoA kinase (CoaE) performs the final step in coenzyme A biosynthesis.), coding for MGFVLFGLTGGIACGKSTVAARFREHGVEVIDADQVARLAVAPGTSGLAEVVKAFGEEVLRPDRTLDRQKLAAIVFDDDEKRLRLNKILHPRIAGRTMLLAQELAERGEKLACYEATLIVENGMADAFRPLVVVTAPEAVQVARVMSRDGATEAAALARIRAQMPLEEKVKAADYVIENAGDLEATLRQADEVLEKIRAKVEAGG